The Candidatus Nitrosocaldus cavascurensis genome segment AGAGTATGATCAAGGCTCTTGATATAGATCTTGCTATAGCAATAGGAGGGGATGGTACAGTACTTAGAACTGTTAGATGGTTATCAACAAAGCATGTACCAGTACTTGCAATAAAGTTACCTACAAGCAAGGGTATGCTTGCAGAGGTTACTGCAGAGAGGTCTGATATAGAGCATGCTATACACAGGCTATTCTCAAACTCATTCTATGTAGAGAGGAGGATGCGCATAATGGCAAGTGTTGATGGTAGAGAACTACAGCCAGCACTCAATGAGATGCTGATAATAAGGGATAATCTTACAAGGACACCAACTTATAGGATGAGGTTGGTTGGTACAGAAATAGCATATAGGATGGATGGACTGATAGTCTCAACACCAACAGGCTCAACTGGGCACTCATTATCCTTTGGAGGTTCAATAGTGTATGAGGGGTTAGAGGCTATGATGATAACCCCTATAGCACCAATAAATAGGATGCCAAGCATAGTCATCCCTGTTACTGATGTTGAAGTTAGGAGCAACATGGATGCCAAGGTTGTCATAGATGGGCAGGTAGTGTATGATGTGAAGCAGGATCAGGTTATAAGTATAGGAAGGTATGAGCATGATGCACTCTTCATCAGGTTTGAGCCTAGAGGACTTAGGCAACTTGCAAATATATAATGTGGGATACAACATCTTAATAACAATAATAATAATAAGATGGATTGGTTTTGAATATTAATGATAAAGAAGAAAGTTATAGTATTGGATGCAACTGCATTCTATGCTGGTATACCATTATCCTCATTCTCCCATCCATCAATTCAATATTACACTACATCTTTAGTCCTAGATGAGGTTAGGCATATAAAGCAGAGTATAGATGCTATTAACCTTCTAGTAAATACAGGTAAGCTCATAGTTGCTGATCCTAAGCAAGAGTATATGGAAGAGGCTAGAGCATATGCAGAGAAGGTAGGAGAGTACGATCTATCTGATGCAGATATCTCAATAATAGCATTGGCATTGATGCTCCAACCATCATATGAGGTTACAATAGCTAGTGATGATTATGGTATAGTGAATGTAGCAATGGTTATAGGATTAAGCATATCCTACATAACGAGTAGAGGCATAAGATATTCTGGTAAATGGGTTAGATACTGTAAGGTTTGTAGAATAACTTACAACGATGCAAGCAAGGTATGCAGAGTATGTGGAAACAGACTCAGGTCTAGACTGGTGAGTAGTTGGAGGAAGGAGGAGGAGCAAAAGAAAATGGAAGGAGGAAGGGAAGGAGGGAGGGAGAATAAATGACGATAATAATAATAATTTCATGTATGAAAGCTAGATAGTAGTAATACACACATATTCCATCCAACCTCCTTCATCCATTCCTTACATCTGTAGCATCTGTGTAATCATCAAGCAAATTATGCCTAGTAAACTTACTGCTAATGCTTGTATCAAGAGCATATCTTATCTTTCTTGCCTTGGCATATCCTATGCCCTCAACCCTTGCTAGATCTGCTGTAGAGGCATTGAATATGTTTATTGGAGATCCAAACCTCTCAAGCAGTCTTGATGCTAACCTACTCCCTATTCCTGGAAGAGATGCTATGATGCTTAACTGCTGCTCCCTTAGCAATCCATCCTTGCTCTTCCTTATCCTCTTAAGCAAAGGCTCCCTATATGCATCCTCCTTGCTACTGCAGTGCTTTGCCAATGCAACTATGGCAAGTGCTGTATGTAGATAGGATGGGGTGTATACAACTGGCACTCTATACTCAACTGCTAGCGATGCCAAAGCACTATATAGCACATTTGGCTTATCCATACCTTCTATATCTTCTGATGAACCCTCAACTATAACTACTGACCTTGAGTAGTGCTTGAGCATCTCATCCACCTGTATGAATAACCTAGCATCGTATATGGAGTTGATTAGATCATCAACACTCTTACGTTCAATACAGCAGTTTCCATAAACCAAATAATCTCCAACATCCAATACTGCATACTCAACATTAGCGCCCAACTCCTTCAGTGCATCTGGCACCATGCTCCTCTTCTCCCTCTCATCAACTACTATCCTTAACCTAGCCTTCTTACTACTCTCCATCCTCCTCTTCCTCCCTTCCTCCCTCTCTTATTGTATTTATTACATTGCTATGCCATCATTAATGGTATACAAATGTTAACATAGTGCATCGAGCCTTCCAAGCCTCTCCTTGATAACTTGTAGTATGCTTCTGATCAGTCCATCCTCATCCATCTCCAATGCTATGGATGCTGCTGTGGAGTGCCCACCTCCAGCACTGCTAATCCTTGCAAGTATATCAGTGCCTAGATGGAGTTTTGTTCTAGTATAGAAACTCTGGGTTGATCTTAGACTTGCCTTTGCTATGGAACCTTCTCTGCTAACAACTATAGATAGATCTGCTCCAAGATCAACAAGTGCCTTCGCTGCAGATGCATGATGGGAACCAACCTTGGATACTGCAATTATAATGATGGATGGGTTACTATTAGAATCTGCAGTATTGCCAACCTTAACCCTGTAGAGTCTGCACCTCTGTGCTGCCTTCAACCTTGCAATTCTCTCAGAGTAATCCCTCTCCACTGCTAGTATGCTTCTGCACTCCTCAAGTGATGTAAACCTGCATATATCTGCTAGCATGGGTACTGTGCTGCATTTTGCTATTGTTAGGTTCTGTGTATCTGTTAGTACCCCTAAGAGTAATGCCATAGCAACGTCCCTGCTCAACCTCCTCCTCAACTCCTTGAAGAGTCTATAGACCATCTCACATGTTGAGGAAGCATCAACATCAACACGCATCTCATCTATACCTAGCACTGATGCCTCTACTGCTATAGGATGATGGTCTATCAAAACCTTCCTAGCCTTGCTTCTTGCTACTCCTTCAGATACACCTGCTAGCATAACAGGGTTGTTGGTATCAACTATAAGTATCAGATCATTCTCATCATAATGCTCCAACATACCAACAACAGATGCTACATCTCTTGTAAGAGAATTATTAACACCTTTATTATTATTGCCATCCTTATTATTATTACTATTAATACCACCACTACTACCATTATTACTACCCTTCCCATCATTATCGTTATCACCATCCTTCCCTTCATCAACGATCACAGTCCTTACATCCAGTGGGAGATGTTGCATAACCTTACTTGCTATAGCATTCAATCCTGCCGGGAATACAACAGTTATATCCCTAGCATACTTCTTGAATAGTGATGATAGAGCATAGGCTGAGCAGTAGGCATCAACATCAGCAAGCCTATGAGTAATTATACATAGATGTCTTATCCTCCTCATCATCATCAAATCCAGCCTACTCTTATGGTAGTAAGAGCATGATTATGCTTTATAAACTAATAATATTAGCATATCCAACATATAGTAATCCTAGCAAGATAGATGGATAGATATTAGATATAGATTGCTATTGTTGTTTACTACTACTGCTGCTGGTTAAGCAGCCTTGTCTTATTCATTCAGCCCTAGCACC includes the following:
- a CDS encoding NAD(+)/NADH kinase, translated to MQIRSVLITARYGSARASELASSIVGMIHDKGCSIYTVNPIKVEGTREVDESMIKALDIDLAIAIGGDGTVLRTVRWLSTKHVPVLAIKLPTSKGMLAEVTAERSDIEHAIHRLFSNSFYVERRMRIMASVDGRELQPALNEMLIIRDNLTRTPTYRMRLVGTEIAYRMDGLIVSTPTGSTGHSLSFGGSIVYEGLEAMMITPIAPINRMPSIVIPVTDVEVRSNMDAKVVIDGQVVYDVKQDQVISIGRYEHDALFIRFEPRGLRQLANI
- a CDS encoding NOB1 family endonuclease — translated: MIKKKVIVLDATAFYAGIPLSSFSHPSIQYYTTSLVLDEVRHIKQSIDAINLLVNTGKLIVADPKQEYMEEARAYAEKVGEYDLSDADISIIALALMLQPSYEVTIASDDYGIVNVAMVIGLSISYITSRGIRYSGKWVRYCKVCRITYNDASKVCRVCGNRLRSRLVSSWRKEEEQKKMEGGREGGRENK
- a CDS encoding ERCC4 domain-containing protein gives rise to the protein MESSKKARLRIVVDEREKRSMVPDALKELGANVEYAVLDVGDYLVYGNCCIERKSVDDLINSIYDARLFIQVDEMLKHYSRSVVIVEGSSEDIEGMDKPNVLYSALASLAVEYRVPVVYTPSYLHTALAIVALAKHCSSKEDAYREPLLKRIRKSKDGLLREQQLSIIASLPGIGSRLASRLLERFGSPINIFNASTADLARVEGIGYAKARKIRYALDTSISSKFTRHNLLDDYTDATDVRNG
- a CDS encoding DHH family phosphoesterase — encoded protein: MMMRRIRHLCIITHRLADVDAYCSAYALSSLFKKYARDITVVFPAGLNAIASKVMQHLPLDVRTVIVDEGKDGDNDNDGKGSNNGSSGGINSNNNKDGNNNKGVNNSLTRDVASVVGMLEHYDENDLILIVDTNNPVMLAGVSEGVARSKARKVLIDHHPIAVEASVLGIDEMRVDVDASSTCEMVYRLFKELRRRLSRDVAMALLLGVLTDTQNLTIAKCSTVPMLADICRFTSLEECRSILAVERDYSERIARLKAAQRCRLYRVKVGNTADSNSNPSIIIIAVSKVGSHHASAAKALVDLGADLSIVVSREGSIAKASLRSTQSFYTRTKLHLGTDILARISSAGGGHSTAASIALEMDEDGLIRSILQVIKERLGRLDALC